The Bacillus sp. NEB1478 genome contains the following window.
ATATTTTTATACACACTCATTAATGTCGAATGTCGATTGTAAGCATTCACTTCACCATAACCGAACATATTCGAATGCTCCATGATCTCCTGAACAAGCTTCACACACCGCGCATTATCGCTAGTTAAATTATCACCATCGGAAAAGTGGAACGGATAGATGTTGTAGCGGCTGGAAGAATATTTTGTTTCAATCAACTCCAGCGCTTTTCGATAAGCAGATGAACAGATTGTTCCCCCGCTTTCTCCTTTATTGAAGAAATCCTCTTCCGATACGACCTTTGCTTCTGTATGATGAGCGATAAATTCAATTTCTACCTTCTCATATTTTGACCGAAGAAAACGCGTCATCCAGAAGAAAAAGCTGCGTGCCATATACTTTTCCCAGATTCCCATTGACCCTGATGTATCCATCATCGCTAATACGACTGCTTTCGATTCAGGTTTAATGACTTCATTCCACGTTTTAAAACGAAGATCGTCATTCAAGATAGGGGCAACACTTGGTTTTCCGACTAGGGCATTTCTTTTGAACGCGGTTAAGATCGTTCTTTTTTTATCAACGTTACCCATCAGGCCTTTTTTGCGTACGTCGTTAAATTCGATTTTTTCCAGCACAATTTCATCTTGTTCTTTTTGCTTCAAATTCGGAAGTTCAAGTTCTTTAAAAAGCATTTCTTCAAGTTCTAAAATGGAAACTTCAGCTTCCGCATAATCCACACCAGGCTTATCCCCTGCTGAGCCTTTTCCTTTTCCGGCACCGTTTTGTCCTGCACGTCCATCTCTTGCGACTACATCCCCCACCTGGCTATCTCCGTCACCTTGACCGACATGTTTGTTTTTATCATAGTTGTATCGGATTTTGTATTCATCCATCGAGCGGATTGGAATCTTAATGACATCACGTCCGTTGGATAAAATGATATTTTCCTCACTTATCAAATCCGGCAGGTTATTTTTAATAGCTTCCTGCACCTTTTCCATATGCCGTTGATGATCTTGATATCCTTTTCGGTGGAGGGACCAATTTTCCTGAGAGACAACGAAATTGTTTTTATCTGGTTTATTCATAATAATCCCCTCCAGAGCAGCAATAATTAATGCTGCCTTTTCTTGATCAACCCGGGGCATATCCTGTTCTCTTGAAATCCGTTATTATTATGAAAAAAGGGTTGGTTACTCTATCTTATGCAAGTACTCACTAGAATTGCTAAACTTTCGCGATAAAAAAAGCCCTCTTTTTTAAAATAGAAAAGAGAGCTTTTGTTTATTTATCATATTCTTTTTTGTCATGCTGTTCTGGGTCATTTGTTTTACCGCTTTTTCGAACTTCTTCGTTAGTTGAGACATGTTCCATAACTTTTCCGTGTTCTTTCATTTCTTCAAATGTCGATGCCATTGAGCTGTTTTTTCTTTTCGGTTCTTTATTTTCTTTTGTCATAGGAATTCACCTCTTAGGTTGAATTTTCCCCATTTATTCATTTTTAAAACCGTTAAAAACTCTCATTTCATCAACTGGCCAGTAACGGAGGTTGGCTTGGCCGACGATATCATTCATATCAACAAAACCGATATGGCGGCTATCAATACTGTGCAGACGGTTATCTCCCAACACAAAAATCTTCCCTTTTGGAACTTTGTTTTGTCCTGTAATCTCTTCAAGGGTGAAATTGCCTGTCAAAGTGCGCGTGCCTGCATATTGTTTGTATTCCTGCAAATAGGGTTCATTTATCGGTTTGTTATTGATGTAAAGCTTATCATCTTTGTACGCGATATGGTCGCCTGGAAGTCCGATCACCCGTTTAATGTAATCTTCTTTCGGATTTGCCTTAAATACAATAAGATCGAATCGCTCAGGCTGCCCTATATCATAAACAATTTTATTTACGATCAAACGATTGCCGTTTTGAATGGTCGGCATCATGGATTCTCCGTAAACTACATATTGCTCAATCAAGAACTTTTTAATAATAATAGCAAGTATGAGTGCAATCCCTATAGCTTTGATCCAATCTACTAGCCCATTTCTTTCTTTTTGAGCAGAGCTCATACCGCTCACCCCTTATGTTAGCTTATTAGTATCAATTTACCATTTTTAATTTATAAAATACAAGCTCATTTGCTTTTAATGTAAACATTTATAATAGCTTAACATGTAATTCATTTAGTATTAACGAAAAAAATATAAAGAAAACACACCCTAGTGACTATTACTATGTCCAGGGTGTGTTTTTCTATTATTATCTGTTTAACAAACTGCCGACATAACGCAATAGCTCATTGGCACTCGTTGTATTATACCCATGCTCATCGACAAGACGTGCAATTACTTCATTAATTTTTTTCAATTGAGATTCATCAGGCGTTTTAGATGATGTCGTAATTTTAACAACATCCTTCAGATCAGCAAATAATTTCTTCTGAATCGCTTCTCTTAAGCGCTCGTGTGAATTGTAATCAAACTTCTTCCCTTTTCTCGCATAAGCCGAAATTCGAATTAAGATTTCTTCACGGAAAGCCTTTTTCGCATTTTCAGATATACCGATTTGTTCCTCAATGGATCTCATCAGCTTTTCATCCGGGCTCATTTCCTCACCTGTAAGCGGATCGCGAAGCTTGTTTTTGTTGCAATACGCTTCTACATTATCAAGGTAATTATCCATCAATGTTTTAGCAGACTCTTCATACGAATACACAAATGCTTTTTGAACTTCTTTCTTCGCTATATCATCATACTCTTTTCGAGCGACAGAGATAAAATTAATAAATCTTTCTTTATCTTCCTTCGATATGGATGCGTGGTGATCCAGACCATCTTTTAATGAACGCAAAACATCCAGAGCATTAATAGAAGGTGTTTCTTTACGAATGATGGCAGAAGAAATTCGGTTTATTACATATCGCGGATCAATTCCGGACATTCCCTCATCAGCAAATTCCTTCTTTAATTCTTCTAAATCAACATGATTAAAGCCTTCCACGACTTCTCCATCATATAATCTTAATTTTTTCAGCAAATCCATTCCTTGTTTCTTTGAATCTTTAAGCCTTGTAAGTACTGAAAAGATCGCTGCTACCCTTAATGCATGCGGAGCAATATGAACATGTGCCATGTCACTCTCACTGATCATCTTTGAATAAATACGTTCTTCTTGTGATACACGAAGGTTATAGGGAACACCCATAACAATGATTCTAGAATGAAGGGCTTCGTTCTTTTTATTAGAAATAAAGGATCGGTACTCAGATTCGTTCGTGTGTGCCACGATCAGTTCATCCGCGGATATAAGCGCAAACCTTCCCGCTTTAAAATTCCCTTCCTGAGTCAGTGAAAGAAGATGCCAAAGAAACTTCTCATCACACTTCAGCATCTCCTGAAATTCCATCATTCCCCGATTCGCCTTATTCAGTTCCCCGTCAAACCGATACGCACGTGGATCGGATTCAGACCCGTATTCTGCAATCGTGGAAAAATCAATACTGCCCGTTAAGTCTGCAATATCTTGCGACTTCGGGTCAGACGGACTAAAGGTTCCGATTCCTGTCCGCTTGTCTTCTGAGAAAAAGATTCTTTGTACGATAACGTCTTCAATCCGGTTATCATATTCATGTTCTAGACGCATCGTATTCAACGGTGATAAACTTCCCTCTACACGGATTCCATAGTCATCATAAAATTCTTTTCTTAAGTGCTGAGGAATTAGATGCAGCGGGTCTTCATGCATCGGACAGCCTTTAATAGCATATACAGCACCTTCAGGGGTTTTCGTGTATTTCTCTAGACCTCTTTTCAGCATCGTAACAAGAGTGGATTTCCCTCCCGACACAGGTCCCATCAATAATAATATACGTTTACGAACATCAAGGCGTTTGGCGGCAGGATGAAAATATTCTTCCACAAGGCGTTCGATTGATTCTTCTAATCCAAAAATTTGATCGCTGAAAAAATGATAGACCTTTTGTCCATTTTTCTCTGAAATGCCAGCATCTTTAATCATGTTGTATACTCTTGAATGCGCAGACTGGGCAACAAAAGGCCGATCTCGTAAAATTTCAAGATATTCAGCGAAGGTACCTTCCCAGGCTAGACGCTGTTCTTCTTCACGATGCATTTGGATTCTCGATAAAATATCCATGAGTACCTCCTTGATTGTATTGGCTCCATCAAGTGTTAATCTACTCTATGCGAGGATGTCCGTAATCATTCTGTTTGGATAATGATTTTATTTAGAAAAGTGATAATCTCTCTAAATTCTTTTCATGGTAAAATATGCTTACACTTCTTGTTGGAACGGAGAAACACTTTCATGAATCAAAAGCTTGGCGTAATGACGATAATCATCTTTTTAACAATCGTATTTTTTTCATTTGCAGGATTACGAAAAGAAATCAGCAACTATGTTCCTTTCCAGCGGGCTGTTCATTCACTCGCCGATTCGGAGAGTATTGTACTGGAACAAAACAGCCGCCTCCTGGACACTAACGGTAGTTTTCTATATGAATTTAAAGGCAATGAAAGCCGGATCAAACTGCCATATGACCAGATCCCGCACCATGTAAAACAAGCTTTCATAGCAACTGAAGACCAAAACTTCTTAACTCACCACGGAATCGACGGAAAAGCCATTGCGAGAGCCTTTTTAACTAACACTTCAGAAGGCGCAATCGCACAAGGCGGCAGCACGATTACACAGCAGCTGGCTCGAAATCTATTCCTGACACATGAGCGCTCTTATGACCGAAAATTGAAAGAACTCCTCATTTCATATCGAATCGAACAGCAGCTTACAAAAGAGCAAATCCTGGAGCTATACATAAACGCGATCTATTTCCATAACGGAATTTATGGCATTGAAAAAGCCAGCCGATTTTACTTCAATAAACCAGCTAGCGAATTAACGATAAGTGAAACAGCACTGCTTGCAGCCATACCGAACAATCCCAAAATGTACGATCCATTAACAAATCTTACAAACACCCAAAAACGGCAAAAATGGATTTTGCAAAAAATGAAAGAACAAGGATTCATTAGCGATAAAGAATTTACTGCAGCAGTTAAACAACCGATTAAATTGCAGACCACGAATCACTCTGTTCCGTTTCCTGAAATCATAGGATTTGTAAAAGACGAACTTACCGAACTAATTGCTTCATCCCCAGAAAACAAAGGGATAAGTAAAGAGCAGTTGATTGGAAAAAGGGATAAATTATTAAAAAGCGGCGTTGTTATTGAAACCTCTTTAATTCCTTCTCTGCAAAAAGAAGCAATGGAAGCCATTCAAAAAAGGGTACCCTATTCAAATGTTGAAGGCGCTGTGGTGGTCGTCGATCATGTAACGAAAAAGATTGTGGCTATTGCAGGTGGAAAGGAAACGGGACTTGAACAGTTCAACCGTGCTTACCAAAGCCGCTTGCAGCCTGGTTCGTCGATAAAGCCTCTCCTCGTCTATGCTCCTTATATAGATGTATTTGGAGCAACTCCGAACACAATTATATCTGCGGCAAAAATTTGTGAAGGTAAATACTGTCCTAAAAACTACGGTGGAACTTCTTATGGTTTGATATCTTTAAAAAAGGCGATGGCAAGCTCCGTTAACACCGCCGCTGTCAGACTTTTAAAAAAGACCGGCGTAGAAAAAGCTTTTTCTTACCTGGAGCCTTTTCAATTTTCCAGTATTAATCAACAAGATTATCAGCTGGCTAGCGCACTTGGCGGTTTTTCACATGGATTCTCTCCCCTTGAGCTTACAAGTGCATATACGGCATTCAGTAATAACGGCACATATGCAAAACCTAGAATCATAACAGCTGTTAAAGACAAAGAAGGAAACATCCTTTATGAGTGGAAAGAAACTCCTGTTTCTGTTTGGAAACAAGAAACGAATGCAAATATGAGGGTCATGCTAGAAGAGGTGACGAGATCAGGAACAGCAAAAAATGCACGTTTTCCCGGTTCTAAGTACATTGGCGGAAAAACCGGTACAACGAACGATGCAAAAGACCTCTGGTTCATCGGCATTACGGATCGGTATACTGCTGGCGTTTGGGTTGGCCGTGACAACCCGAAAAGTCTAGGAAACGTTGAAAATTCTTCCCCAGAAGTGATGATCTGGCGCGATATTATGATGAAAGCCTATCAAAAATGAAGAAACCCCTGCCAATTGCTGAAAACGGCAGGGATTTTTATTATGTATGAGCTGCAATTTTGATTTTTTCCACGGTTAATCGGATTAATCCCACGTTAAATTCAATAATTCCACGTTATTTTCGATAATTCCACGTTATTTTCGATAATTCCACGTTAATTTGCAGATAACCACGAACCGACAAAAAACGACATTCTTACACTCATTATGTAATCGTCACAATAAACGCATTATACAATCGGAGTACCGTGTAAACGACTAGCAAGCCAAAACCCGTCCAAAAGAACAAGTGCAAAAACACCATTCCCATGATCCCGGCAGTTGAAAAATGTGAAGCCACTTTTAATAGCCAATAAAAAAAGTAAACAAATGAAGACGCTAAAAATACGATTGCCAGCATAATAATGGAATGATTCAGCACAATCGCAAGCATGCCGCCCGCAAAGAAAAACCAGCCTCCGCTTTTCCCTTGACGCAATAACACACCCTCAGTATCTTTTGAAAAAAAGAACATGCTCAAATGCATAAGCGTGTCAGATACTAGCTTTAAAGCGGCAAAACCCATGAAG
Protein-coding sequences here:
- the yhbH gene encoding sporulation protein YhbH, whose amino-acid sequence is MNKPDKNNFVVSQENWSLHRKGYQDHQRHMEKVQEAIKNNLPDLISEENIILSNGRDVIKIPIRSMDEYKIRYNYDKNKHVGQGDGDSQVGDVVARDGRAGQNGAGKGKGSAGDKPGVDYAEAEVSILELEEMLFKELELPNLKQKEQDEIVLEKIEFNDVRKKGLMGNVDKKRTILTAFKRNALVGKPSVAPILNDDLRFKTWNEVIKPESKAVVLAMMDTSGSMGIWEKYMARSFFFWMTRFLRSKYEKVEIEFIAHHTEAKVVSEEDFFNKGESGGTICSSAYRKALELIETKYSSSRYNIYPFHFSDGDNLTSDNARCVKLVQEIMEHSNMFGYGEVNAYNRHSTLMSVYKNMDNPKFNYYILKEKADVYHAMKSFFKKNEIML
- the lepB gene encoding signal peptidase I, producing MSSAQKERNGLVDWIKAIGIALILAIIIKKFLIEQYVVYGESMMPTIQNGNRLIVNKIVYDIGQPERFDLIVFKANPKEDYIKRVIGLPGDHIAYKDDKLYINNKPINEPYLQEYKQYAGTRTLTGNFTLEEITGQNKVPKGKIFVLGDNRLHSIDSRHIGFVDMNDIVGQANLRYWPVDEMRVFNGFKNE
- a CDS encoding PrkA family serine protein kinase translates to MDILSRIQMHREEEQRLAWEGTFAEYLEILRDRPFVAQSAHSRVYNMIKDAGISEKNGQKVYHFFSDQIFGLEESIERLVEEYFHPAAKRLDVRKRILLLMGPVSGGKSTLVTMLKRGLEKYTKTPEGAVYAIKGCPMHEDPLHLIPQHLRKEFYDDYGIRVEGSLSPLNTMRLEHEYDNRIEDVIVQRIFFSEDKRTGIGTFSPSDPKSQDIADLTGSIDFSTIAEYGSESDPRAYRFDGELNKANRGMMEFQEMLKCDEKFLWHLLSLTQEGNFKAGRFALISADELIVAHTNESEYRSFISNKKNEALHSRIIVMGVPYNLRVSQEERIYSKMISESDMAHVHIAPHALRVAAIFSVLTRLKDSKKQGMDLLKKLRLYDGEVVEGFNHVDLEELKKEFADEGMSGIDPRYVINRISSAIIRKETPSINALDVLRSLKDGLDHHASISKEDKERFINFISVARKEYDDIAKKEVQKAFVYSYEESAKTLMDNYLDNVEAYCNKNKLRDPLTGEEMSPDEKLMRSIEEQIGISENAKKAFREEILIRISAYARKGKKFDYNSHERLREAIQKKLFADLKDVVKITTSSKTPDESQLKKINEVIARLVDEHGYNTTSANELLRYVGSLLNR
- a CDS encoding transglycosylase domain-containing protein; the protein is MNQKLGVMTIIIFLTIVFFSFAGLRKEISNYVPFQRAVHSLADSESIVLEQNSRLLDTNGSFLYEFKGNESRIKLPYDQIPHHVKQAFIATEDQNFLTHHGIDGKAIARAFLTNTSEGAIAQGGSTITQQLARNLFLTHERSYDRKLKELLISYRIEQQLTKEQILELYINAIYFHNGIYGIEKASRFYFNKPASELTISETALLAAIPNNPKMYDPLTNLTNTQKRQKWILQKMKEQGFISDKEFTAAVKQPIKLQTTNHSVPFPEIIGFVKDELTELIASSPENKGISKEQLIGKRDKLLKSGVVIETSLIPSLQKEAMEAIQKRVPYSNVEGAVVVVDHVTKKIVAIAGGKETGLEQFNRAYQSRLQPGSSIKPLLVYAPYIDVFGATPNTIISAAKICEGKYCPKNYGGTSYGLISLKKAMASSVNTAAVRLLKKTGVEKAFSYLEPFQFSSINQQDYQLASALGGFSHGFSPLELTSAYTAFSNNGTYAKPRIITAVKDKEGNILYEWKETPVSVWKQETNANMRVMLEEVTRSGTAKNARFPGSKYIGGKTGTTNDAKDLWFIGITDRYTAGVWVGRDNPKSLGNVENSSPEVMIWRDIMMKAYQK
- a CDS encoding DUF5366 family protein, whose amino-acid sequence is MKKNVYMTGYLPLFSIILFSSGFAINLERLLIEKLKYFGVYQGMLELFAEHVIHLSVGFCLFLLFFMGFAALKLVSDTLMHLSMFFFSKDTEGVLLRQGKSGGWFFFAGGMLAIVLNHSIIMLAIVFLASSFVYFFYWLLKVASHFSTAGIMGMVFLHLFFWTGFGLLVVYTVLRLYNAFIVTIT